One Nostoc punctiforme PCC 73102 DNA window includes the following coding sequences:
- a CDS encoding transposase — MMLNIEGALKQDRLLRALTGLNRKAFDALLPTFTTMYLDTQQAKPRQRGLGGGRKARLLTAQDKLFFILFYFKCYPTFDVAGLLFDMHRSQAHEWMHRLQPILEAALGQKMALPERHLESIEAFLSRFPGVQRVMIDGTERPIARPQEREQQQQNYSGKKKRHTRKHLAAVDETKRVLILSKAREGKLHDKRFHDEDDIAGSVPDEIPIEVDSGFQGLQKQYDNLHLPHKKPKGGKLSDLQKTENRQLSQSRVVCENAFAGVKRYNAASVIYRNRIENFDDHLMLTAAGLWNFYLMAA, encoded by the coding sequence ATGATGCTGAATATTGAAGGTGCGCTGAAGCAAGACCGACTGTTGAGGGCATTAACTGGGTTGAACCGGAAAGCATTTGATGCCCTTTTGCCCACGTTTACCACGATGTACCTAGATACTCAACAGGCCAAGCCTCGTCAACGTGGCCTGGGTGGAGGACGCAAAGCCCGCTTACTTACAGCCCAAGACAAATTGTTTTTCATCCTTTTCTATTTCAAATGTTATCCGACCTTCGATGTGGCGGGACTGCTCTTTGATATGCATCGCTCCCAGGCACATGAGTGGATGCATCGATTGCAGCCAATATTAGAAGCGGCTTTGGGACAGAAGATGGCGCTGCCGGAACGCCATCTCGAAAGCATTGAAGCATTTTTGTCACGCTTTCCAGGAGTGCAACGAGTGATGATTGATGGGACAGAACGCCCAATTGCGCGACCTCAAGAAAGAGAACAACAACAACAGAATTACTCCGGTAAAAAGAAACGTCATACGCGTAAACACTTGGCGGCAGTTGATGAAACCAAACGGGTCTTGATCTTAAGCAAAGCACGAGAAGGCAAACTGCATGACAAACGTTTTCATGACGAAGATGACATTGCAGGTAGTGTGCCTGATGAAATTCCGATTGAAGTAGACTCGGGCTTTCAGGGATTACAGAAGCAGTATGACAATCTCCATCTTCCTCACAAAAAGCCCAAAGGGGGCAAGTTAAGTGACCTTCAAAAAACGGAGAATCGTCAATTGAGTCAATCCCGTGTAGTTTGCGAAAATGCCTTTGCTGGTGTGAAGCGCTACAACGCCGCCAGTGTCATTTATCGTAATCGGATTGAAAACTTTGATGACCATTTGATGCTGACCGCAGCAGGATTATGGAACTTCTACTTGATGGCTGCTTAA
- a CDS encoding N-6 DNA methylase: MELKKPKLKDGKDQLRSYCNATGSPIAVWTNGDQISYYQRKDPNYFEDIPGLPNANQTLADILQIKFTLEDLIANDKLVKENKSLKTLIEEMEDDVLANAGVDVFEELFKLIFTKLYDEWYSGQGNRRSTRSLEFRNTGQTEAALKTKIQDLFDKAKKKWEGVFSEDAKISLTPSHLSVCVSSLENVKLFNSNLDVIDEAFEYLINQSSKGEKGQFFTPRYVIDLCVKMLNPQEDEYMIDTAAGSSGFPVHTIFHVWRQILDDEGLSASHLFSLEDKPPRCKEYVEDKVFAIDFDEKAVRVARTLNLIAGDGQTNVLHLNTLDYELWDEVTEQDDWDDIYHEGFKRLKRLRPKNSKDYREFQFDVLMANPPFAGDIKEPDTVGECNTYLYLKVLCKLKPSICRCSF; the protein is encoded by the coding sequence GTGGAGCTAAAAAAGCCAAAGCTGAAGGATGGGAAAGACCAGCTGCGCTCTTACTGTAATGCCACAGGTTCGCCGATCGCAGTCTGGACGAATGGCGATCAAATTTCCTACTACCAGCGCAAAGACCCCAATTATTTTGAAGACATTCCGGGGCTGCCCAATGCAAATCAAACCCTGGCAGATATTCTCCAGATCAAGTTTACCCTAGAAGACCTGATCGCCAATGACAAGTTGGTGAAAGAGAATAAATCCCTCAAGACCTTAATCGAAGAAATGGAAGATGATGTGCTAGCAAATGCTGGGGTAGATGTATTTGAGGAACTGTTTAAGCTGATTTTCACCAAGCTCTATGATGAGTGGTATTCTGGGCAGGGCAACAGGCGATCGACCCGTTCTCTAGAATTTCGCAATACGGGACAGACAGAAGCCGCGCTGAAAACTAAGATTCAGGATCTCTTCGACAAGGCTAAGAAGAAATGGGAAGGGGTGTTTAGTGAGGATGCCAAAATTAGCCTCACGCCGTCTCACCTGTCGGTTTGTGTGTCGTCGTTGGAAAATGTGAAGCTGTTTAACTCCAACCTGGATGTAATCGATGAAGCATTTGAGTATTTGATCAACCAGAGCAGCAAGGGTGAAAAGGGACAGTTTTTTACGCCGCGCTATGTAATTGATCTGTGCGTGAAAATGCTCAATCCGCAAGAGGATGAGTACATGATTGATACAGCTGCGGGGTCATCGGGGTTTCCGGTGCATACGATTTTTCATGTCTGGCGGCAGATTTTAGATGATGAGGGATTGTCAGCGAGTCATTTATTTTCGCTGGAAGATAAGCCGCCCCGGTGCAAAGAGTATGTGGAAGACAAGGTGTTTGCCATCGACTTTGATGAAAAGGCGGTGCGGGTGGCGCGGACGCTGAACCTGATTGCGGGTGATGGGCAGACGAATGTGTTGCACCTGAACACCCTGGACTATGAACTGTGGGATGAAGTCACCGAGCAAGATGACTGGGATGACATTTACCATGAGGGCTTCAAACGGCTCAAACGGCTGCGACCAAAAAACAGCAAGGACTATCGAGAGTTTCAATTTGATGTGCTGATGGCAAATCCGCCCTTTGCGGGGGACATCAAAGAACCGGATACTGTTGGCGAATGTAATACATACTTGTATTTGAAAGTATTATGTAAGCTCAAACCTTCAATCTGCCGTTGCAGCTTTTAG
- a CDS encoding type I restriction enzyme HsdR N-terminal domain-containing protein: MKLADILKDSNYKLSQFAIAEIEQLEQTITLKATKNGDVPYTVCLVRQKAIKLTPEEAIRQLYLRVLSDRLHYPLGRIQVEYGVNFGREVKRADIVVMDKDRSIQHSLYARGAKKAKAEGWERPAALLL; encoded by the coding sequence ATGAAATTAGCCGATATCCTCAAGGACTCAAATTATAAGCTGTCGCAGTTTGCGATCGCTGAAATTGAGCAGTTAGAGCAGACAATTACTCTCAAGGCGACCAAAAACGGTGATGTTCCTTATACAGTTTGTTTGGTGCGCCAAAAGGCGATTAAGCTAACGCCAGAGGAGGCAATCCGGCAACTATATTTACGGGTTTTGAGCGATCGCTTGCACTATCCCCTCGGTCGCATTCAGGTTGAGTATGGGGTGAATTTTGGGCGAGAGGTGAAACGGGCAGACATCGTGGTGATGGACAAAGACCGTTCCATCCAACACAGTTTATATGCTCGTGGAGCTAAAAAAGCCAAAGCTGAAGGATGGGAAAGACCAGCTGCGCTCTTACTGTAA
- a CDS encoding putative bifunctional diguanylate cyclase/phosphodiesterase: MNFNQNLYLYSFLANFGWLKKSYTAKIMLVAFLGTHVPLLTLLLSFVISNSYSFGMAARVIIIALLATLAGTAVTLYALNHLLKPVILTSGALQNYLNTKTLPKLPTEFADEAGTLMADTSQTLHKLDELIHQITNYDDLTGLPNRDLFRDRLHQILSQPENNQRLVAVFLLSIDDFTGMSHGLDHQTTNLLLRAVAKRLLDCTAQTDVLAYLKGDEFALARMDIHSLESVIKLSQVLLSNLSKPFSVEGNLIHITVSIGITLNNLTDPNSVAQLLQQAHIALYQAKQQGRSQYQFYSPEINAQLQERLTLENELHGALERGEMLVYYQPLIDLHSGQVIAMEALIRWQHPTLGLVSPVKFIPIAEANGAIVPIGEWVLRTACAQTRAWQLAGFTPIRISVNLSSRQFEQPYLVEIVNQILEETGLQASSLELEVTKSFLMADIDRSVKTLKQLRELGICLALDDFGTGYSSLNYLKRFPVNMLKIDKSFVQDVMSNPDSAAVTNAIIALAKSLRLKITAEGVETQEQLEYLKMRGCDEGQGFYFSRPVPADIIAPMLQKSSQQMEISTR; this comes from the coding sequence ATGAATTTTAATCAAAACTTGTACTTGTACTCGTTCCTAGCTAATTTTGGATGGCTCAAAAAAAGTTACACCGCTAAAATCATGTTGGTGGCTTTTTTAGGTACCCATGTACCACTTCTAACCTTACTTTTGAGTTTCGTCATTTCAAATTCCTATTCCTTTGGGATGGCGGCACGAGTTATAATTATTGCTCTATTGGCTACATTGGCGGGTACAGCTGTCACCCTCTATGCGCTAAACCATCTCCTCAAACCGGTCATTTTGACATCTGGTGCATTACAAAATTATCTGAACACCAAAACACTGCCTAAATTGCCCACAGAATTTGCTGATGAAGCGGGTACGTTGATGGCAGATACCTCACAAACTCTTCACAAATTAGATGAGTTAATTCACCAAATCACTAATTATGATGACCTGACTGGATTGCCCAATCGTGATCTATTCCGCGATCGCCTCCATCAGATTTTATCCCAACCTGAAAACAACCAGCGCCTTGTAGCTGTGTTTTTGCTCAGTATTGATGATTTCACTGGTATGAGTCATGGGTTGGATCATCAGACAACAAATTTATTGTTAAGAGCAGTTGCCAAGAGATTATTAGACTGCACGGCGCAAACAGATGTTCTCGCCTATTTAAAAGGAGATGAATTTGCTCTTGCCCGAATGGATATTCATTCTTTGGAAAGCGTAATTAAGCTATCTCAGGTGCTGTTGAGTAACCTGAGTAAACCCTTTTCTGTAGAAGGTAACTTGATTCATATTACTGTCAGTATCGGTATCACACTTAATAACCTAACCGATCCTAATAGCGTAGCTCAACTTTTGCAACAGGCTCATATAGCGCTTTACCAGGCCAAACAGCAAGGCCGTAGCCAATACCAATTCTATTCGCCAGAAATTAATGCTCAGTTACAGGAACGACTGACTTTAGAGAATGAATTACATGGAGCGCTGGAGCGTGGTGAAATGCTGGTTTATTATCAACCTCTAATTGATTTACATAGCGGACAAGTTATAGCGATGGAAGCATTAATTCGCTGGCAGCACCCAACATTAGGTTTGGTTTCTCCAGTAAAGTTTATTCCAATTGCAGAAGCCAATGGTGCGATCGTACCAATTGGTGAATGGGTTTTGCGAACTGCTTGCGCCCAAACCCGTGCTTGGCAGCTTGCTGGATTTACCCCAATTCGGATATCTGTAAATCTGTCATCTCGACAGTTTGAACAACCCTATCTGGTTGAGATTGTCAACCAAATTCTTGAAGAAACTGGACTCCAAGCATCTTCCTTAGAACTAGAAGTGACAAAAAGCTTTTTGATGGCTGATATCGATCGTTCAGTTAAAACCTTAAAACAATTACGAGAACTGGGTATTTGCTTGGCTCTAGACGATTTTGGTACTGGTTATTCCTCCCTGAATTATTTGAAACGCTTTCCTGTAAATATGCTCAAAATTGATAAGTCATTTGTGCAGGATGTCATGTCTAATCCTGATAGCGCCGCCGTCACCAATGCGATTATTGCCCTAGCAAAGAGCCTCCGCTTGAAAATCACAGCCGAAGGTGTGGAAACCCAAGAACAGCTTGAATATTTAAAAATGCGTGGATGTGATGAAGGTCAAGGTTTTTACTTCAGTCGTCCTGTTCCTGCTGATATAATTGCCCCGATGTTGCAGAAAAGTTCTCAGCAGATGGAGATTAGTACAAGATAG